The window CCGGGCAGGCGGCCATATTTATCACCAAGTGGCCACTCCGCCCAAGACTCCGGGCAGGTGTGACTTGGACGGGTCGGAGTTGTACCAGCGGGACGACGACCGGCGCGAGACCGTCAACGAGCGGCTGCGGGTGTACCTGGAGCAGACGCAAGTCCTGGTGGACTACTATCGGAAGAGAGGCTTGCTGCTCGAGGTCGATGGAAGCCCGAAACCCGAGGTCGTCACGGCCCGCTTGCTGACGGTGGTGGAAGACAAGGTGAAGGCATGAAGTATCCCGCCGCTCTGGCCGGTGCCTTCCCGCCCGGACTTCGTGCGCAGCGAGGGGTCGTGCTGAAGAGCGACCGCGAGCTAGACCTGATGCAGGAGGCCGGGCGGATCAATGCTCTGGCCCTGGCGGCTGCGGCCTGCCAGGCCCGGCCTTCCGTGCGCACGGCCGAGCTGGATGAGGCGGCGGCCGAAGTCCTGCTGCGGCATGGGGCCAAGGCCGCTTTTCTGGGGTATGGCGGCACGATCCCGTACCCGGCGGTGACGACGATCAGCGTCAATGAAGAGCTGGTACACGGCATCCCGGGGGACCGCCGTCTCCTGCCCGGGGACATCGTCAGCATTGATTGCGGCGCAGTTGTCGAGGGTTTCGTGGGCGACTCGGCGCTGACCCTGGCGGTGGGGGAGGTTTCGGAGGAGGCGCGCCGCCTGATCGAGGCAACGCTGGGGGCGCTGTTGGCGGGCATCGAGCATATGCGGCCCGGCCAGCGAACCGGCGACGTCTCGGCTGCGGTCCAGAGCACGGTGGAGGCGGCCGGGTTCAATGTAGTCCGCGAGTACACCGGACACGGAGTCGGGCGGGCCATGCATGAGGATCCGCAGGTGCCGAACTACGGCACGGCAGGGACAGGCCTGGCTCTCAAGAAGGGCATGACGATCGCCTTGGAGCCGATGGTTCTCGCTGGCCGGCCGGCGACCCATGTGCTGCGCGATCAGTGGACGGTGGCCTCGCTCGATAGCCGGCTGACTGCCCATTTCGAGCATACGGTGGCGGTAACTGCCGATGGCCCTCGGGTGCTGACCAGTCTGCCGTCAGGCCTGGACTCGGGGCTGCCAGAAGGATATAATAATTACTTTGCTGGCTGGCCGATGGCCAGGGAAGCCGACCGGGGGAGTGTGGGTTCATGAAAGTGTCCTCTTCAGTGCGCAAGCGTTGTCCCAAGTGCAAGCTTGTGCGGCGCCGCGGCAAAGTCTATGTGATCTGCGAGAATCCTCGCCACAAGCAGCGACAGGGGTGATACATGGCACGGATTGAAGGCATTGACCTGCCGCGCGACAAGCGAGTCGAAATCGGCCTGACCTACATCCACGGGATCGGGCGCACGACGTCGCGCAAGGCGCTGGCGGAGGCGCACATCGACCCCAATCGTCGGGTTCGGGACCTGACCGAGGACGAGATCGCCGCCCTGCGGGACTACATCGGGCAGAAGGTGACCGTCGAGGGCGACCTCAGGCGCGAGGTCCAGATGAATATCAAGCGCCTGATCGACATCGGCTGTTACCGAGGGCTGCGCCACCGCCGGAACCTGCCGGCGCGCGGCCAGCGGACCCGTACGAATGCCCGCACCCGCAAGGGGCCCAAGAAGACAGTGGCTGGGCGCGGTCGGCGCCGCGGCGCCAAGAAGAAGTAGCCGGAGACGGATCCCGGCTCGCCCCCGGACGGGACTCCTTCCTCCCGTACGGCTGACCGGTGGGCACTGTCGGGTCCGGAGCCATCAACGGAGCGAGAGAAGGTCCATGGCACGAACGACAACTCGAACTGCCCGCAGAACGGGAAGCAAGAAGGCCCGGCGAACCCTGTCGCAT is drawn from Anaerolineales bacterium and contains these coding sequences:
- the rpsM gene encoding 30S ribosomal protein S13, with the protein product MARIEGIDLPRDKRVEIGLTYIHGIGRTTSRKALAEAHIDPNRRVRDLTEDEIAALRDYIGQKVTVEGDLRREVQMNIKRLIDIGCYRGLRHRRNLPARGQRTRTNARTRKGPKKTVAGRGRRRGAKKK
- the rpmJ gene encoding 50S ribosomal protein L36 gives rise to the protein MKVSSSVRKRCPKCKLVRRRGKVYVICENPRHKQRQG
- the map gene encoding type I methionyl aminopeptidase, with product MKYPAALAGAFPPGLRAQRGVVLKSDRELDLMQEAGRINALALAAAACQARPSVRTAELDEAAAEVLLRHGAKAAFLGYGGTIPYPAVTTISVNEELVHGIPGDRRLLPGDIVSIDCGAVVEGFVGDSALTLAVGEVSEEARRLIEATLGALLAGIEHMRPGQRTGDVSAAVQSTVEAAGFNVVREYTGHGVGRAMHEDPQVPNYGTAGTGLALKKGMTIALEPMVLAGRPATHVLRDQWTVASLDSRLTAHFEHTVAVTADGPRVLTSLPSGLDSGLPEGYNNYFAGWPMAREADRGSVGS